A single window of Halobacillus naozhouensis DNA harbors:
- a CDS encoding phage holin family protein — MKSWILHILVNAAAIVIVGALFASVTIDGLGGALLAAFILSILNAIVRPVLVVLTLPITVVTLGLFLFIVNAITLAMTDAFLGSTFEITSFGMTIVAAVFISLINLVLNSFIKE, encoded by the coding sequence ATGAAAAGCTGGATATTACACATCCTTGTGAATGCGGCAGCCATCGTTATCGTCGGCGCATTATTTGCTTCAGTAACGATAGATGGACTTGGGGGTGCTTTGCTGGCTGCCTTCATTTTATCGATATTGAATGCCATTGTCCGCCCTGTTCTGGTGGTTTTAACCTTGCCGATCACGGTGGTAACGCTGGGGTTATTTTTATTTATTGTTAACGCGATTACGTTAGCGATGACAGATGCTTTCCTCGGAAGTACATTTGAAATCACCAGCTTCGGAATGACGATCGTGGCCGCCGTTTTTATTTCACTAATTAACCTGGTGTTGAACAGCTTTATTAAAGAGTAA
- a CDS encoding DUF4097 family beta strand repeat-containing protein, with product MNEERMRILTMIEKGTITAEEGAKLLTAMEEKESNTNKSAKKKYGFKDFIGEAVDKIKNTDFDLSFGESVEFEHVFETDALSFNDIDASIANGSLTIVPWQEDRVRAEYGVKVYQVENEEEARSRFEADNQFEVSQDLLRISSPSKKMKASIKLYVPETEYEFIKVKVSNGSVTSTSIDANHFQLKTANGAIQLRGAQGETSKLSTGNGSITVTDSKFETCETETIHGSMTLNGQFGKNDATTISGAIHLTNSGGHAHTGFFKTLRGSITLTLPPHKRIDGKLKSSVGSLNCELDNYKILNNKKEVMNKELQFEAHEEYEAAYHLEAETKTGSVTIKNPRL from the coding sequence ATGAATGAAGAACGTATGAGAATTCTTACGATGATTGAAAAAGGAACTATTACTGCAGAAGAAGGAGCTAAGCTGCTGACTGCTATGGAAGAAAAGGAATCCAATACAAATAAGTCTGCGAAAAAGAAGTATGGCTTTAAAGATTTTATCGGAGAAGCTGTTGATAAAATAAAAAATACTGACTTTGACCTATCGTTTGGAGAGTCAGTTGAATTCGAGCATGTATTTGAAACAGATGCGCTGTCATTTAACGACATTGATGCATCGATTGCGAACGGTTCACTCACCATTGTACCGTGGCAGGAGGACCGTGTCCGCGCTGAATATGGGGTGAAAGTGTATCAGGTTGAAAATGAAGAAGAAGCAAGATCCAGATTTGAGGCAGACAATCAGTTTGAAGTTAGCCAGGACTTGCTGCGTATATCCAGCCCATCTAAAAAAATGAAAGCTTCAATCAAATTGTATGTACCAGAAACTGAATATGAGTTTATTAAAGTCAAAGTATCAAATGGGTCGGTAACGTCTACATCAATTGATGCCAATCACTTTCAGCTTAAAACGGCAAATGGAGCTATCCAGTTAAGAGGTGCTCAAGGGGAAACGAGTAAACTTTCGACTGGAAATGGTTCCATTACAGTAACGGACAGTAAGTTTGAGACGTGTGAAACGGAAACCATCCATGGCAGTATGACGCTTAATGGTCAGTTCGGAAAAAATGATGCTACTACGATTTCAGGAGCGATTCATCTAACGAATAGCGGTGGGCATGCTCATACCGGTTTTTTCAAAACTTTAAGAGGAAGTATTACCCTGACATTGCCGCCGCATAAACGAATAGACGGGAAACTGAAATCTTCGGTTGGAAGTTTGAATTGCGAACTCGACAATTACAAAATTTTAAATAACAAAAAGGAAGTTATGAATAAAGAGCTTCAATTTGAAGCACATGAGGAGTATGAAGCAGCGTATCATTTAGAAGCAGAAACAAAAACGGGATCTGTGACAATTAAGAATCCTCGTTTGTAA
- the bshB2 gene encoding bacillithiol biosynthesis deacetylase BshB2, whose translation MSNQHVVVIFPHPDDESFGASGTISKFRAEGIPVTYLCGTLGEMGRNMGSPVFANRETLSSFRRQELTEAAKRLDIDVELLGYRDKTLEFEPKDEVADYLREKLEALRPSLVITHYPGYAVHPDHDALAAAVVAAIGQMKESVRPEVWMHAISNYHEEDLGEPDYIFDIEPYWEQKLAAIQAHLSQADGMMSLIDNHDQKSEQTARLKTERFYKWTFT comes from the coding sequence ATGAGTAATCAGCATGTTGTTGTTATTTTCCCGCACCCAGATGATGAATCATTCGGAGCCTCGGGGACCATTTCAAAATTCAGAGCCGAAGGAATTCCTGTCACCTATCTATGCGGAACGCTTGGTGAAATGGGGAGGAATATGGGGAGCCCAGTCTTCGCGAACCGCGAGACATTATCTTCTTTTCGCAGGCAGGAATTAACGGAGGCGGCCAAGCGGCTTGACATTGATGTAGAGCTGCTTGGTTATCGGGACAAGACATTAGAATTTGAACCGAAAGACGAGGTTGCCGACTACTTACGTGAAAAGTTGGAGGCATTGCGGCCCAGTCTAGTTATTACTCACTATCCAGGTTATGCCGTCCACCCTGATCATGATGCCCTTGCAGCAGCAGTGGTTGCAGCTATTGGCCAAATGAAAGAGTCGGTGAGGCCTGAAGTATGGATGCATGCGATTTCTAATTATCATGAGGAAGATCTTGGAGAACCTGATTATATTTTCGATATCGAACCTTATTGGGAGCAAAAGCTTGCCGCGATTCAGGCGCATTTATCCCAGGCTGATGGTATGATGAGCTTAATAGATAATCACGATCAGAAGTCAGAACAGACAGCTCGATTGAAGACGGAACGATTTTATAAATGGACATTCACTTGA
- a CDS encoding YojF family protein — protein sequence MKAIEQSIVQEKINELANQDVYVHLETTNGAYASHFDEKAYNVGAFIRNAQVTYQHGKIVSTGGSYRVGLKLNLGWVYAEGVTDFEIDDKGRLLMAGHDREGRLMVALEISETPFSHEADVHE from the coding sequence ATGAAAGCGATCGAACAATCCATTGTTCAAGAAAAGATTAATGAACTTGCTAATCAAGATGTATATGTACATTTAGAAACAACGAATGGTGCTTATGCCAGCCATTTTGATGAGAAAGCATACAATGTCGGAGCGTTTATTAGAAATGCTCAGGTTACGTATCAGCATGGCAAGATTGTCAGCACAGGTGGTTCCTATCGTGTTGGGCTAAAGCTGAATCTTGGCTGGGTTTATGCTGAAGGAGTTACCGATTTTGAAATTGATGATAAAGGACGATTACTGATGGCCGGACATGATCGGGAAGGTCGCTTGATGGTAGCCCTAGAAATTAGCGAAACCCCTTTTTCTCATGAGGCGGATGTTCATGAGTAA
- the uvrA gene encoding excinuclease ABC subunit UvrA — protein MASKNISIRGARAHNLKNIDIDVPKNKLVVMTGLSGSGKSSLAFDTIYAEGQRRYVESLSAYARQFLGQMDKPDVDSIEGLSPAISIDQKTTSRNPRSTVGTVTEIFDYLRLLFARIGRPTCPNHGIEIDSQTVQQMVDQIMEQPERTKLQILAPVISGRKGQHAKVFEQLQKEGYVRLRVDGEMREVTEEFNLEKNKKHTIEVVVDRVVAKEGVEGRLSDSLETALNLGGGHVLVDVIDGEEMTFSEHHACPICGFSVSELEPRMFSFNSPFGACNRCDGLGTKLEVDIDLVIPDWNKSLKEHAIAAWEPTSSQYYPQLLKSVAKHYDIDLNKPVKDLPKEQLDRVLYGSGKEKIFFRYENDFGKVRENEIFFEGVIPNVSRRYRETGSDFIREQMEKYMIQKPCPKCKGNRLNEEALAVLINGEHIGRTTDFSVVEAKQFFESLELTEKEKTIARMILKEICERLSFLANVGLDYLTLSRSAGTLSGGEAQRIRLATQIGSALTGVLYVLDEPSIGLHQRDNDRLITTLKRMRDLDNTLIVVEHDEDTMLAADYLIDIGPGAGAHGGEIVAQGTPKQVMRSQGSLTGQYLAGKQFIPLPAKRRKPDGRYLKIKQAEENNLKKVNAKIPLGLLTAVTGVSGSGKSTLINEILYKSLSKKLHNSKQKPGKHKEIEGIDMLEKVIDIDQSPIGRTPRSNPATYTGVFDNIRDVFAQTNEAKIRGYKKGRFSFNVKGGRCEACRGDGIIKIEMHFLPDVYVPCEVCDGKRYNRETLEVKYKGKSIAEVLGMTIEEALDFFANIPKISRKLQTVADVGLEYIKLGQPATTLSGGEAQRVKLASELHRRSNGKSFYILDEPTTGLHVDDISRLLRVLQRLVENGDSVLIIEHNLDVIKEADHIIDLGPEGGEKGGQIIATGTPEKVADEADSYTGKYLKPILQRDRKRMEDKLRSKEKVLK, from the coding sequence ATGGCCAGTAAAAATATCAGTATTAGGGGAGCAAGAGCCCACAATTTAAAGAATATTGACATTGATGTTCCGAAGAATAAACTTGTGGTCATGACAGGTCTTTCCGGGTCGGGGAAATCTTCCCTTGCTTTTGATACGATCTATGCGGAGGGGCAGCGCCGGTATGTGGAGTCGTTAAGTGCTTATGCTCGTCAGTTTCTTGGCCAGATGGACAAGCCTGATGTTGATTCTATTGAAGGGTTATCACCGGCTATTTCGATTGATCAAAAAACAACAAGCCGTAACCCCCGCTCTACAGTGGGTACGGTAACAGAAATCTTTGATTATCTGCGTTTGCTGTTTGCGCGAATCGGACGACCAACTTGTCCGAATCACGGGATAGAAATTGATTCACAAACAGTCCAGCAGATGGTGGATCAGATTATGGAACAACCTGAACGGACGAAACTGCAAATTCTGGCTCCTGTAATATCGGGGCGTAAAGGGCAACACGCCAAAGTTTTTGAGCAGCTGCAAAAAGAAGGCTATGTCCGCTTGCGAGTTGATGGAGAAATGCGCGAAGTCACTGAAGAGTTTAATCTTGAGAAAAATAAAAAGCATACCATCGAAGTTGTGGTTGATCGTGTTGTCGCAAAAGAAGGTGTCGAGGGGCGCCTGTCTGATTCACTGGAAACGGCCCTTAACCTTGGCGGCGGTCACGTGCTGGTAGATGTGATTGATGGCGAAGAAATGACTTTTAGCGAGCATCATGCTTGTCCGATCTGCGGCTTTTCGGTGAGTGAGCTTGAACCGCGCATGTTTTCATTCAACAGCCCATTCGGCGCATGTAATCGCTGCGATGGGCTCGGAACTAAACTTGAAGTGGATATTGATTTAGTGATCCCAGATTGGAACAAGTCGTTAAAAGAACATGCGATAGCCGCCTGGGAGCCGACAAGTTCACAATACTATCCTCAACTGCTGAAAAGTGTCGCCAAGCATTACGATATTGATTTAAACAAACCTGTTAAAGACTTACCTAAGGAACAATTAGATCGTGTGCTGTATGGCAGCGGAAAAGAAAAAATCTTTTTCCGGTATGAAAATGACTTTGGAAAAGTACGCGAGAATGAGATTTTCTTTGAAGGGGTCATTCCGAATGTTTCCAGAAGGTATCGTGAAACCGGTTCTGATTTTATTCGTGAACAAATGGAGAAATATATGATTCAAAAGCCATGCCCTAAATGTAAAGGGAATCGCTTAAATGAAGAAGCCCTGGCTGTCTTAATTAATGGTGAACACATTGGCCGTACGACAGATTTTTCTGTAGTAGAAGCGAAACAATTCTTTGAATCACTGGAATTGACGGAAAAAGAGAAAACCATTGCCCGGATGATTCTGAAGGAAATTTGTGAACGTTTAAGTTTTCTAGCCAATGTCGGACTTGATTATTTAACATTATCGAGATCAGCCGGCACCCTGTCTGGCGGGGAAGCACAGCGAATCCGACTGGCTACACAAATCGGATCAGCCTTAACCGGGGTACTGTACGTGTTAGACGAACCTTCAATCGGACTACATCAACGTGACAATGATCGTCTAATTACCACGCTAAAACGAATGAGGGACTTAGATAATACGCTGATTGTCGTAGAACATGATGAAGATACCATGTTGGCTGCTGATTACTTGATTGATATCGGACCGGGAGCCGGGGCCCATGGAGGAGAGATCGTAGCCCAGGGAACACCGAAACAAGTGATGCGCAGCCAGGGTTCGTTGACAGGTCAGTATTTAGCTGGGAAACAGTTTATCCCGCTGCCAGCAAAACGGCGTAAACCTGATGGACGCTACCTCAAGATCAAGCAAGCTGAAGAGAACAATTTGAAAAAGGTAAATGCTAAAATACCGCTCGGCTTATTGACAGCTGTGACAGGCGTTTCAGGTTCTGGCAAGAGTACATTAATCAATGAAATCTTGTACAAGTCACTGTCGAAGAAGCTTCATAATAGCAAACAAAAACCCGGGAAGCATAAAGAAATCGAAGGGATTGATATGCTGGAGAAAGTGATTGATATCGATCAGTCACCGATTGGACGTACCCCACGTTCTAATCCAGCTACGTATACAGGTGTTTTCGACAACATTAGGGATGTGTTTGCTCAGACGAATGAAGCCAAAATACGCGGCTATAAAAAGGGACGCTTTAGCTTTAACGTTAAAGGCGGTCGTTGTGAAGCTTGTCGCGGGGACGGAATTATTAAAATCGAAATGCACTTTTTACCGGACGTTTACGTCCCATGTGAAGTGTGTGACGGGAAACGTTATAACCGTGAAACACTGGAAGTAAAATATAAGGGAAAAAGTATTGCTGAAGTGTTGGGGATGACAATCGAAGAAGCGCTTGACTTTTTTGCAAACATTCCTAAGATCAGCCGGAAACTGCAGACAGTAGCTGATGTAGGGTTAGAATACATTAAACTAGGACAACCCGCTACCACCTTGTCTGGTGGCGAAGCACAGCGCGTGAAGCTTGCTAGTGAATTGCATCGCCGTTCTAATGGGAAATCCTTTTATATTCTGGATGAGCCAACCACAGGACTGCATGTAGATGACATTTCCCGATTACTGAGGGTACTTCAACGACTGGTGGAGAATGGAGATTCTGTATTAATTATTGAACACAACTTAGATGTGATAAAGGAAGCTGATCACATTATCGATCTCGGGCCTGAAGGCGGAGAAAAAGGTGGACAGATAATTGCAACAGGAACGCCGGAAAAAGTTGCCGATGAAGCAGACTCTTATACCGGTAAGTACTTAAAACCTATTCTCCAGCGGGACAGAAAGCGGATGGAAGACAAGCTGAGGTCAAAAGAAAAGGTTTTAAAATAG
- the uvrB gene encoding excinuclease ABC subunit UvrB yields the protein METENRFELVSDYTPQGDQPNAIKELVEGIERGEKHQTLLGATGTGKTFTMSNVIQQVNKPTLIIAHNKTLAGQLYSEFKEFFPNNAVEYFVSFYDYYQPEAYVPQTDTFIEKDSNINDEIDKLRHSATTSLFERNDVIIVASVSCIYGLGSPEEYSSQVLSIRQGMERDRDELLRFLVDIQYARNDIDFQRGTFRVRGDSVEIIPASKEEHAIRVEFFGDEIDRIREIDVLTGEIVGEREHVAIFPASHFVTREQKLKKAIENIEKEMHARVKELKDQNKLLEAQRLEQRTNYDLEMMNEMGFCSGIENYSRHLTFREEGAMPYTLLDYFPDDFLIMADESHVMLPQIRGMYNGDRARKQVLVDHGFRLPSALDNRPLTFGEFEKHINLITYVSATPGSYELEHTKKLTEQIIRPTGLLDPEIEVRPIHGQIDDLVGEINMRSKRNERVLVTTLTKKMSEDLTDYLKDLGIKVAYLHSEIKTFERIEIIRDLRLGKYDVLVGINLLREGLDLPEVSLVTILDADKEGFLRSDRSLIQTIGRAARNESGRVIMYADKTTNSMEYAIEETYRRREKQIAYNEQHGITPKTIKKQIRDVIQVSKVAEDATTYGTEKKPSEMTKKERAELVDNLETEMKQAAKDLDFERAAELRDIILELKAEG from the coding sequence ATGGAAACGGAGAATCGATTCGAATTAGTATCTGATTATACGCCACAAGGCGATCAGCCGAATGCCATCAAGGAACTGGTTGAAGGCATCGAGCGTGGTGAAAAGCACCAAACCCTGCTTGGTGCAACAGGTACAGGTAAAACATTTACGATGTCCAATGTGATTCAACAGGTGAATAAACCAACATTAATTATTGCTCATAATAAGACATTAGCGGGTCAATTATACAGTGAGTTTAAGGAATTTTTCCCTAATAATGCGGTGGAGTACTTTGTAAGCTTCTATGATTACTACCAGCCGGAGGCTTATGTACCACAAACTGATACATTTATTGAGAAGGATTCTAACATTAATGATGAAATTGACAAACTGCGTCATTCGGCAACGACTTCTTTATTTGAAAGAAATGATGTCATTATTGTAGCTAGTGTTTCGTGTATATATGGTTTAGGTTCTCCGGAAGAATACAGCAGTCAAGTTCTTTCTATTCGTCAAGGCATGGAACGTGACCGAGATGAACTGCTGCGTTTTCTCGTCGACATTCAATATGCCCGTAATGATATTGACTTCCAGCGCGGGACTTTTCGAGTCAGAGGAGACTCTGTTGAAATAATTCCTGCTTCAAAGGAAGAACATGCGATCCGGGTAGAATTTTTTGGTGATGAAATCGATCGAATTCGTGAAATTGATGTGCTGACAGGAGAAATCGTCGGTGAGCGTGAACATGTTGCCATTTTCCCTGCTTCTCACTTCGTAACAAGGGAACAAAAGTTAAAAAAAGCGATTGAAAATATCGAGAAAGAAATGCATGCACGAGTGAAGGAGCTCAAAGACCAAAATAAACTTTTGGAAGCCCAGCGCCTTGAACAGCGGACAAATTACGATTTAGAGATGATGAACGAAATGGGCTTTTGTTCTGGAATCGAGAATTACTCCCGTCATCTAACATTCAGGGAAGAAGGGGCCATGCCTTATACGCTGCTTGATTACTTTCCAGATGACTTTCTCATTATGGCGGATGAGTCACATGTAATGCTTCCGCAAATTCGCGGGATGTACAACGGAGATCGGGCACGTAAGCAAGTGCTTGTGGATCATGGGTTCCGTCTGCCTTCAGCCCTCGATAACCGTCCACTGACGTTTGGAGAATTTGAAAAGCACATAAATTTAATTACGTATGTATCTGCTACGCCAGGATCTTATGAGCTTGAGCACACTAAAAAATTAACCGAGCAAATCATCCGGCCAACAGGGCTGCTTGATCCAGAAATTGAAGTTCGGCCGATCCACGGGCAGATTGATGATCTAGTCGGCGAAATTAACATGCGCAGTAAACGTAATGAGCGGGTGCTGGTCACAACATTAACGAAAAAGATGTCAGAAGACCTTACCGATTATCTGAAGGATTTAGGGATAAAGGTAGCCTATCTCCATTCGGAAATCAAAACGTTTGAACGGATTGAAATTATCAGAGATCTAAGGCTGGGTAAATATGATGTCCTTGTGGGTATCAACCTGCTGCGAGAGGGTCTCGACCTTCCCGAAGTATCACTGGTTACGATACTGGACGCAGATAAGGAAGGTTTTCTACGCTCAGATCGTTCGTTAATTCAGACGATTGGCCGTGCAGCGCGTAACGAAAGTGGCCGGGTTATTATGTATGCCGATAAAACCACTAACTCGATGGAATACGCGATTGAGGAAACGTATCGTCGACGCGAAAAGCAAATTGCTTACAATGAACAGCACGGCATTACTCCCAAAACAATCAAGAAACAAATCCGTGATGTAATTCAAGTCAGCAAAGTCGCTGAAGACGCAACCACTTATGGTACGGAGAAAAAACCTTCAGAAATGACGAAGAAAGAACGTGCTGAATTGGTTGATAACTTAGAGACAGAAATGAAACAAGCAGCTAAGGACCTTGACTTTGAGAGAGCAGCTGAGCTTCGTGATATCATTTTGGAACTAAAAGCGGAAGGATGA
- a CDS encoding peptide chain release factor 3 — MTIKNEMKKRRTFAIISHPDAGKTTITEKMLLFGNLIRSAGTVKGKKSGKFATSDWMEIEKQRGISVTSSVMNFPYKDYQVNILDTPGHEDFSEDTYRTLTAVDSVVMVIDATKGIEAQTLKLFKVCKMRGIPIFTFINKMDREGREPLELMEEIESTLNIETYPLTWPAGMGKRFLGVFDRHNEQFVQFTGNEEETYIPYDQLDSHKELTDDPTYQEAEDEMMLVDEAGDGFDLEKVMKGDQTPVFFGSALAPFGVETFFNTFIDFAPEPAPRRSTEGIVSPDHEEFSGFVFKIQANMNPQHRDRIAFVRICSGKFERGMNVTLSRTGKTFKLAQSQQFVASSRGTVEEGYAGDIIGIYDPNIYRIGDTIVTGKQNFEYDELPQFPPELFKKVTAKNVMKSKQFKKGLEQLVQEGAIQLFKRYRFEDYIIGAVGELQYEVFEYRMKNEYNVEVELTSMGERIPRWIPEDQVDESMFDERNMLAVDREGNPLVLFKNDFSLRWFKDKHEDIELIDLFEVNQYDQSYS; from the coding sequence ATGACTATAAAGAATGAAATGAAAAAACGTCGTACGTTTGCGATTATATCTCACCCGGATGCCGGGAAAACAACGATTACCGAAAAGATGCTGCTGTTTGGAAATCTGATTCGATCAGCAGGGACGGTTAAAGGGAAGAAATCGGGCAAGTTTGCCACATCTGATTGGATGGAAATTGAAAAGCAGCGTGGAATCTCAGTCACTTCAAGTGTGATGAATTTTCCGTATAAAGACTATCAGGTTAATATTCTGGATACCCCAGGGCACGAAGACTTCAGTGAAGATACGTACAGAACATTAACAGCGGTTGATAGTGTCGTTATGGTGATTGACGCCACGAAGGGGATTGAGGCGCAGACGCTTAAACTTTTCAAAGTATGTAAAATGCGGGGAATCCCGATTTTTACCTTTATCAATAAGATGGACCGTGAAGGACGCGAACCGCTTGAATTGATGGAGGAGATTGAATCCACATTAAATATCGAAACGTATCCGCTGACATGGCCAGCAGGCATGGGTAAGCGTTTCTTAGGTGTGTTTGATCGTCACAATGAGCAGTTTGTTCAGTTCACCGGGAACGAAGAAGAGACGTACATCCCATACGATCAGCTTGACAGTCATAAAGAGTTGACAGATGATCCGACTTATCAAGAGGCAGAAGATGAGATGATGCTCGTTGATGAGGCCGGTGATGGTTTTGATTTGGAAAAAGTGATGAAGGGAGACCAAACGCCTGTCTTCTTCGGAAGTGCACTTGCACCATTCGGGGTGGAAACTTTTTTCAATACATTTATCGACTTCGCCCCTGAACCGGCACCGCGACGTTCAACGGAAGGGATCGTTTCACCCGATCATGAAGAGTTCTCCGGCTTTGTTTTCAAAATTCAAGCCAATATGAACCCGCAACACCGGGATCGAATAGCATTTGTGCGGATTTGTTCCGGAAAGTTCGAACGTGGAATGAATGTGACGCTTTCAAGAACAGGTAAGACATTCAAGCTGGCTCAGTCCCAGCAGTTTGTCGCTTCATCAAGAGGAACGGTAGAAGAAGGCTACGCCGGTGATATTATCGGAATTTATGATCCGAATATTTACCGAATTGGCGATACGATTGTGACCGGAAAACAGAACTTCGAATACGATGAACTTCCACAGTTCCCGCCAGAACTTTTCAAAAAAGTGACGGCCAAAAACGTAATGAAGTCGAAACAGTTTAAAAAAGGGTTGGAGCAGCTTGTGCAAGAGGGAGCGATCCAATTATTCAAGCGTTATCGATTTGAAGACTATATTATTGGAGCCGTTGGAGAGCTTCAATATGAAGTGTTTGAATATCGAATGAAAAATGAGTACAATGTCGAAGTGGAGTTAACATCCATGGGTGAACGGATTCCTCGCTGGATTCCGGAAGACCAGGTAGATGAGTCCATGTTCGATGAACGAAATATGCTTGCCGTTGACCGCGAAGGAAATCCACTTGTGTTATTTAAAAATGATTTCTCTCTTCGTTGGTTTAAAGATAAACATGAGGATATAGAATTGATTGATTTATTTGAAGTGAACCAATACGATCAGTCTTATTCATAA